A single region of the Candidatus Zixiibacteriota bacterium genome encodes:
- a CDS encoding AMP-binding protein — translation MHPWIARHLFYYPILALRGERLYPYLREVRAFNRLSPEQMQTDQWRRLRVLLEYVYQHSPYNREKFDQHGISPANIQSPDDFAKIPLLTKDEIRKHSARMASTEKRRISHRHTSGSTGMPLDFVKDHDSLAYMNAIMHDCYSWHGIEIGDRQCRIWGLPRELKRQISIYTRDFLLNRIRLSSFDVSDQSSTAFYHKVRRFRPKFMYGVPSYMTELALRLRRLGFNPADLRLHAIVATGEILYPEQKQLMKEAYACPIVNEYGTTECGIIAFACPSDQMHVMSHNIYLEVVDPATGREVGPGETGEVVITDLTSYAMPFVRYHLGDIVERKESPCPCGLHLPMLGHIEGRLEDMLTTPEGKKVAGGMFYYTLTKGIRKFKVYQRAIDRLEVYLEKGPDFDQIDLNAIREKWKVYLGPRMNVTFQIVEEIPADKSGKFRYFVSELPPAAHSTQVVNDNPAKE, via the coding sequence ATGCACCCGTGGATTGCCCGACACCTCTTCTATTACCCGATTCTGGCGCTGCGCGGCGAGCGGCTTTACCCGTATCTCCGCGAGGTCCGCGCATTCAATAGACTAAGCCCGGAACAGATGCAGACGGATCAGTGGCGACGGCTTCGCGTACTGTTGGAGTACGTTTATCAACACAGCCCATACAATCGCGAGAAATTTGACCAGCACGGAATCTCGCCCGCGAATATCCAATCCCCCGACGACTTTGCCAAAATCCCGCTCCTGACCAAGGACGAAATACGGAAACATTCCGCGCGCATGGCCTCAACCGAAAAGCGACGCATCTCCCATCGCCATACCTCCGGCTCGACCGGCATGCCGCTCGACTTTGTCAAAGACCATGATTCGCTCGCCTACATGAACGCCATCATGCACGACTGTTACAGTTGGCACGGCATCGAGATCGGCGACCGTCAGTGTCGTATCTGGGGCCTTCCGCGCGAGCTCAAACGACAAATCTCGATTTATACACGTGACTTCCTGCTCAACCGCATCCGCCTCAGCTCGTTCGATGTCTCCGACCAATCCAGCACCGCTTTCTATCACAAAGTCAGGCGGTTCCGCCCCAAATTCATGTACGGTGTCCCCAGCTATATGACCGAACTCGCGCTTCGATTGCGTCGCCTCGGCTTCAACCCGGCCGACCTTCGCCTCCACGCCATCGTCGCCACCGGTGAGATTCTGTATCCGGAACAGAAGCAACTGATGAAAGAGGCCTACGCCTGCCCCATCGTCAACGAGTATGGCACCACCGAGTGCGGCATTATCGCGTTCGCCTGCCCGAGCGACCAGATGCATGTCATGAGCCACAACATTTACCTTGAAGTGGTCGACCCGGCCACCGGCAGGGAAGTTGGCCCCGGCGAGACGGGCGAAGTGGTCATCACCGACCTCACCAGCTACGCCATGCCGTTTGTCCGGTACCATCTGGGCGATATCGTGGAACGGAAGGAAAGTCCCTGCCCGTGCGGCCTGCACCTGCCGATGCTCGGCCATATTGAGGGACGACTTGAAGACATGCTGACCACTCCCGAGGGCAAAAAAGTGGCCGGCGGGATGTTCTACTACACGCTTACCAAGGGAATCCGCAAATTCAAAGTGTATCAGCGGGCGATTGACCGCCTGGAGGTCTATCTCGAGAAAGGGCCCGATTTCGACCAGATCGACCTGAACGCCATCCGTGAAAAATGGAAAGTGTACCTTGGCCCCCGGATGAACGTGACATTCCAGATCGTCGAGGAGATTCCCGCTGACAAGAGCGGCAAATTCCGCTATTTTGTCTCCGAACTGCCACCGGCGGCACACTCAACCCAAGTCGTGAACGATAATCCCGCTAAGGAATAG
- the asnB gene encoding asparagine synthase (glutamine-hydrolyzing): MCGICGVLNFQRSQPVDQTVVRKMTGVMTHRGPDDDGYYFDGPLGFGFRRLSIVDLAGGHQPMSNETGDVWIIFNGEIYNHADIRKDLIAQGHQYRTKADTETIIHLYEQEGVAGFSRMNGMFGLAIWDAPRKRLVIARDRLGIKPIHYTIRDGSLCFASEIKALLQNPAVPARPNSRAFEEQLIFRYPAGEDSLFEGVAKLLPGHLLICENGRIRTEKFWDVCPPGEYGETDLKSATEQLEANLRASVKYRLMSDVPLGTFCSGGVDSGLTTAFAKDHHNADLNTFSIGFHEPEWDESRYATMMADRFQTNHHVIRIDKKKYADALPFLVWHHDEPLHHPSSPLIYFVSKLARQYVTVVLTGDGSDESFGGYPRFLIPRTVSHAAGLPGFVRKALGAALSAAPGRKLNKMGYFLGRSLEDVGLYNAMYGPAELVRSILATNTNGEYLEYRRSILRHPSLSRHNLTEQTMYLDLKTYIPSALYDVDRMTMAVSIEGRVPFLDHRLVEWAIKLPLSLKINGTRNKYLVKLLGEQYLPHEAIYRQKVGFGVPVDLWFRDNDGLGRYLDMFFEPKFRQREGLRAERVQAVIKEHRAGTRNHGELLWTLTNLELWHRIYIDRTLTPEPPRD; this comes from the coding sequence ATGTGCGGTATTTGCGGCGTACTTAATTTCCAACGTTCGCAACCGGTCGATCAGACGGTGGTGCGAAAAATGACCGGGGTGATGACACATCGCGGTCCCGACGATGACGGCTATTATTTTGATGGTCCGCTGGGGTTTGGTTTCCGCAGACTGAGCATCGTCGATCTTGCCGGGGGACATCAGCCGATGTCCAACGAGACCGGTGATGTCTGGATTATCTTCAACGGTGAGATATACAACCATGCCGATATCCGCAAAGACCTGATCGCCCAAGGGCATCAATATCGTACCAAAGCCGACACCGAGACCATCATTCACCTGTACGAACAGGAGGGAGTAGCTGGATTCTCGCGGATGAACGGCATGTTCGGTCTGGCGATTTGGGATGCCCCAAGAAAGCGGCTGGTCATAGCTCGCGACCGATTGGGTATCAAGCCGATCCATTACACTATCCGCGACGGCAGTCTCTGTTTTGCCTCCGAGATCAAAGCACTGCTGCAAAACCCTGCCGTGCCGGCACGACCCAACAGCAGAGCATTTGAGGAACAACTGATTTTCCGATACCCAGCCGGCGAAGATTCCCTGTTCGAGGGAGTAGCCAAGCTTCTGCCTGGACATCTGCTAATCTGCGAGAACGGCCGCATCCGCACGGAGAAGTTCTGGGATGTTTGCCCGCCCGGGGAGTATGGCGAGACCGACTTGAAATCCGCGACGGAACAGCTGGAAGCAAACCTCCGGGCGTCCGTCAAATACCGGCTGATGTCCGATGTTCCCCTCGGCACGTTCTGCAGCGGCGGGGTCGATTCCGGCCTGACCACGGCCTTCGCCAAAGATCACCACAACGCCGATCTGAACACTTTCTCCATCGGCTTTCACGAGCCGGAGTGGGATGAATCCCGCTACGCAACCATGATGGCTGATCGGTTCCAGACCAACCATCATGTCATCCGTATCGACAAGAAAAAATACGCCGACGCTCTGCCGTTTCTCGTCTGGCACCACGATGAGCCGCTTCACCACCCATCGTCGCCGCTGATCTATTTTGTCTCCAAGCTTGCCCGTCAGTACGTGACCGTGGTCCTCACGGGGGATGGCTCCGATGAGTCGTTCGGCGGCTATCCGCGCTTTCTGATTCCCCGCACGGTGTCGCACGCAGCCGGTCTTCCTGGGTTTGTTCGAAAAGCGCTCGGAGCCGCTCTCTCCGCCGCACCAGGCAGGAAACTGAACAAAATGGGATATTTCTTAGGCAGGTCGCTCGAAGACGTCGGCCTGTACAACGCCATGTATGGCCCGGCGGAGCTGGTCCGTTCCATTCTGGCCACCAACACGAATGGCGAGTACCTCGAATACCGGCGCTCTATTCTGCGTCACCCATCGCTGTCACGTCACAACCTCACCGAGCAGACGATGTATCTCGATTTGAAAACGTATATCCCGTCGGCACTGTACGATGTGGACCGGATGACTATGGCCGTCAGTATCGAGGGCCGCGTGCCGTTTCTGGACCATCGCCTCGTCGAATGGGCCATCAAACTCCCGCTGAGTCTTAAAATCAACGGCACCCGAAACAAGTACCTGGTGAAGCTCCTCGGTGAGCAGTACTTACCGCACGAGGCGATCTACCGGCAGAAAGTCGGCTTTGGTGTCCCCGTGGATTTGTGGTTCCGGGACAATGATGGATTAGGGCGTTATCTCGATATGTTCTTCGAACCCAAGTTCAGACAGCGCGAAGGACTCCGCGCCGAACGTGTGCAAGCGGTCATCAAGGAACACCGCGCCGGCACCCGCAACCATGGTGAGTTACTTTGGACTCTCACCAACCTCGAACTGTGGCACCGGATCTATATCGACCGGACACTAACGCCCGAGCCGCCGAGAGACTGA